One stretch of Streptomyces hygroscopicus DNA includes these proteins:
- a CDS encoding polyketide synthase translates to MDNEKKLRDYLKRATGHLRAAHGRIQELQTPEPIAIVAMNCRYAGDIRSPEDLWQAVAEGRDGMGDFPADRGWDLPSLFDPDPDREGRTYARQGGFLHDVDQFDPAFFGISPREALTMDPQQRLLLEVVWETFERAGIDPGTLRGSDTGIFMGATDFDYARGLTELPEGLEGQMSMGASGAILSGRVAYTLGLEGPAVTVDTMCSSSLVALHMAGQALRQGDCSMALTGGTTVMSTPSGFIEFSRQRALSTSSRCQAFSSTADGTAWGEGVGVLLLERLSDARRNGHTVLAVVRGSAINQDGASNGLTAPNGRAQQRVIRQALANATLSGADVDVVEAHGTGTSLGDPIEAGALLATYGKKRPADRPLWLGSLKSNIGHTAAAAGVGGVIKMVQAIRHGVLPRTLHVEEPSPNVDWPSGAVELLTQARPWPETGRVRRAGVSAFGASGTNAHAIIEQAPEAEPSGSSAEGDAPVGGGTVPWVLSAKTESGLRAQAERLLARLAEDPELAPADVGLSLATTRALFDHRAVVVGGGVEDFRGGLTALTRGEPGGLVAQGVAGSAGKPVFVFPGQGSQWVGMAVGLLDSSPVFASRLAECEVALSGFVEWSLSEVLRGGGPGLGRVDVVQPALWAVMVSLAEVWRSCGVVPAAVVGHSQGEIAAAVVAGGLSLEDGARVVALRSQAIGRGLAGRGGMMSVAESAGRVRERITAWDDRISVAAVNGPGSIVVSGDPEALRELQAECEAEDVRAKLIPVDYASHSAHVEELRGELLDLLAPIRPRTSDITFHSTVTGTPLDTAGLDAGYWYTNLRETVELESAVRALSAAGFGTFLEMSPHPVLTMPLQATVEDAVVVGSLRRDEGGPERFLASLGEAFVRGVAVDWAVVFAGLGASVVQLPTYAFQRQRYWLEQPPAPVAAAGGDPVDAEFWDAVEREDLAALTAALEVDADEERSSLRTVLPALSSWRRGSRERSVLDSWRYHVTWNRMSDPASAALTGTWLLVVPAGHPGTELIDAVRDGLETNGATVVTVEAAEADRAAVAARLAEATAGDTPAGVLSLLGLADAPHPGHAGVPMGLALTLALVQALGDTGVAAPLWLATRGGVSVGGTDVLDSPAQAAVWGLGRVAALEHPQRWGGMIDLPGTVDGRVTTRLCGALAGRLGDEDQLALRPSGVFTRRLIRAAGHRGSGAAWTPEGTVLLTGGTGGVGAQIARRLAQAGAEHLVLTSRRGPEAPGADKLRAELTELGAKVTVAACDVADRAALEALVREVEAEGPPIRSVLHIAGAGVLVPLADTDLAEFADTAEAKVAGAANLDALFDRDTLDSFVLFSSISAVWGSGEHGAYAAANAYLDGLAENRRARGLTATSVVWGIWSPEEGGMAANLAEEQLRGRGIPFMTPRLAIDAFWQVMDGDETVVVVADVDWERFVPVFTSARPSPLIGQVPDVARILAADADTGADPTGESSSLRDRLADLAPADRRAAVLSLVRSQIATVLGYPGPEAVDAQRAFRELGFDSLSAVDLRNRLGTATGLRFPVTVVFDYPSAEELAGHIGAELFPDDTAGTGLDPEEAEVRAALTSIPLLRLRESGLLDELLRLAGSHDPATGPVDEEPAESIDDLDVDDLVRMAYDKNDL, encoded by the coding sequence ATGGACAACGAGAAGAAGCTGCGCGACTACCTCAAGCGGGCCACCGGCCACCTCCGCGCGGCACACGGCCGGATCCAGGAGCTGCAGACCCCCGAGCCCATCGCCATCGTGGCGATGAACTGCCGCTACGCGGGCGACATCCGGTCCCCCGAGGACCTGTGGCAGGCCGTCGCCGAAGGCCGGGACGGCATGGGCGACTTCCCGGCCGACCGGGGCTGGGACCTGCCGAGCCTCTTCGACCCGGACCCCGACCGGGAGGGCCGCACCTACGCCCGCCAGGGCGGATTCCTCCATGATGTGGACCAGTTCGACCCGGCGTTCTTCGGCATCTCGCCGCGCGAGGCCCTCACCATGGACCCGCAGCAGCGGCTGCTGCTGGAAGTGGTCTGGGAAACCTTCGAACGGGCCGGAATCGACCCGGGCACCCTGCGCGGCAGCGACACCGGCATCTTCATGGGTGCCACCGACTTCGACTACGCCCGCGGTCTGACCGAGCTGCCCGAAGGGCTCGAAGGCCAGATGTCCATGGGCGCCTCGGGCGCCATCCTCTCCGGCCGGGTCGCCTACACCCTGGGGCTGGAGGGACCGGCCGTCACGGTCGACACCATGTGCTCGTCCTCGCTGGTGGCGCTGCACATGGCCGGCCAGGCGCTGCGGCAGGGCGACTGCTCGATGGCGCTCACCGGCGGCACCACCGTGATGTCCACGCCGAGCGGCTTCATCGAGTTCAGCCGCCAGCGGGCGCTGTCCACCTCCTCCCGCTGCCAGGCGTTCTCCTCGACGGCCGACGGCACCGCCTGGGGCGAGGGCGTCGGAGTGCTGCTGCTGGAACGGCTCTCGGACGCCCGCCGCAACGGCCACACCGTGCTCGCGGTCGTCCGCGGCTCCGCCATCAACCAGGACGGCGCCAGCAACGGCCTCACCGCGCCCAACGGCCGTGCGCAGCAGCGGGTGATCCGGCAGGCGCTGGCCAACGCCACGCTGTCCGGCGCCGATGTCGATGTGGTCGAGGCGCACGGCACGGGGACGTCGCTGGGCGACCCCATCGAGGCGGGCGCCCTGCTCGCCACGTACGGGAAGAAGCGCCCGGCCGACCGGCCGCTGTGGCTCGGCTCGCTGAAGTCCAACATCGGCCACACGGCAGCCGCCGCGGGGGTCGGCGGCGTGATCAAGATGGTGCAGGCGATCCGCCACGGTGTGCTGCCCAGGACCCTGCACGTCGAGGAGCCGTCGCCCAACGTGGACTGGCCCTCGGGCGCCGTCGAACTGCTCACCCAGGCCCGGCCGTGGCCGGAGACCGGGCGGGTCCGCCGCGCCGGGGTCTCCGCCTTCGGCGCCAGCGGCACCAACGCCCACGCCATCATCGAGCAGGCGCCCGAGGCGGAGCCTTCGGGCTCTTCGGCCGAGGGGGACGCCCCGGTGGGCGGCGGAACGGTGCCCTGGGTGCTGTCCGCCAAGACCGAGTCGGGCCTGCGGGCGCAGGCGGAACGGCTGCTGGCGCGCCTCGCGGAGGACCCGGAGCTGGCCCCGGCCGACGTGGGCCTCTCGCTGGCCACCACCCGCGCCCTCTTCGACCACCGCGCCGTGGTGGTCGGTGGCGGCGTCGAGGACTTCCGCGGCGGCCTGACGGCGCTGACCCGGGGCGAGCCCGGTGGCCTCGTGGCCCAGGGCGTGGCGGGCTCGGCCGGTAAGCCGGTGTTCGTGTTTCCGGGGCAGGGGTCGCAGTGGGTGGGGATGGCGGTGGGGTTGCTGGACTCTTCGCCGGTGTTCGCGAGTCGGTTGGCGGAGTGTGAGGTGGCGTTGTCGGGGTTTGTGGAGTGGTCGTTGAGTGAGGTGTTGCGGGGTGGGGGTCCGGGGTTGGGGCGGGTGGATGTGGTGCAGCCGGCGTTGTGGGCGGTGATGGTGTCGTTGGCGGAGGTGTGGCGGTCGTGTGGGGTGGTGCCTGCTGCGGTGGTGGGGCATTCGCAGGGTGAGATCGCGGCGGCGGTGGTGGCGGGTGGGTTGTCGTTGGAGGACGGGGCGCGGGTGGTGGCGTTGCGCTCGCAGGCCATCGGGCGTGGGCTGGCGGGTCGTGGCGGGATGATGTCCGTCGCCGAGAGCGCCGGTCGGGTGCGCGAGCGGATCACGGCCTGGGACGACCGTATCTCCGTCGCGGCGGTCAACGGCCCTGGCTCGATCGTGGTGTCCGGCGACCCCGAGGCCCTCCGCGAACTCCAGGCGGAGTGCGAGGCCGAGGACGTACGGGCGAAGCTGATCCCGGTGGACTACGCGTCCCACTCGGCCCATGTGGAAGAGCTGCGCGGGGAACTGCTCGACCTCCTCGCCCCGATCCGCCCGCGCACCTCGGACATCACCTTCCACTCCACCGTGACGGGCACACCCCTGGACACCGCGGGTCTGGACGCCGGGTACTGGTACACCAATCTGCGGGAGACGGTGGAGCTGGAGTCGGCGGTGCGGGCTCTGTCGGCGGCCGGGTTCGGGACGTTTCTCGAAATGAGCCCCCATCCGGTGTTGACGATGCCGTTGCAGGCGACCGTCGAGGATGCGGTGGTGGTGGGGTCGCTGCGGCGTGACGAGGGCGGTCCGGAGCGGTTCCTGGCCTCGCTGGGTGAGGCGTTCGTCCGCGGGGTGGCCGTCGACTGGGCCGTGGTGTTCGCCGGGCTGGGCGCGTCCGTGGTGCAGTTGCCGACGTACGCCTTCCAGCGGCAGCGGTACTGGCTGGAGCAGCCCCCGGCACCGGTGGCCGCCGCCGGAGGCGACCCGGTGGACGCCGAGTTCTGGGACGCCGTCGAGCGCGAGGACCTGGCGGCGCTGACCGCCGCGCTGGAGGTGGACGCCGACGAGGAGCGGTCGTCGCTGCGGACCGTGCTCCCGGCGCTGTCCTCATGGCGTCGCGGCAGCAGGGAGCGGTCCGTGCTCGACTCCTGGCGCTACCACGTCACTTGGAACCGGATGTCGGACCCGGCCTCGGCGGCCCTGACCGGCACCTGGCTGCTCGTGGTCCCGGCCGGACACCCCGGCACCGAGCTCATCGACGCCGTACGCGACGGTCTGGAGACCAACGGAGCCACGGTCGTCACCGTCGAGGCGGCCGAGGCCGACCGCGCCGCGGTCGCCGCACGGCTCGCCGAGGCCACCGCCGGAGACACCCCGGCCGGGGTGCTCTCCCTGCTCGGGCTCGCCGACGCACCGCACCCCGGCCACGCGGGGGTGCCCATGGGCCTCGCGCTCACCCTCGCCCTCGTCCAGGCCCTCGGCGACACCGGGGTTGCGGCCCCGCTGTGGCTGGCCACCCGTGGGGGCGTGTCCGTCGGGGGCACCGATGTCCTCGACAGCCCGGCCCAGGCGGCCGTATGGGGACTGGGCCGGGTCGCCGCCCTCGAACACCCCCAGCGCTGGGGAGGCATGATCGACCTGCCGGGCACCGTCGACGGCCGGGTCACCACACGGCTGTGCGGCGCGCTCGCGGGCCGTCTCGGCGACGAGGACCAGTTGGCCCTGCGGCCCTCCGGTGTGTTCACCCGGCGGCTGATACGGGCCGCCGGACACCGGGGGAGCGGCGCCGCCTGGACCCCCGAGGGCACCGTGCTGCTCACCGGCGGCACCGGTGGCGTCGGAGCCCAGATCGCCCGCCGGCTGGCCCAGGCCGGTGCCGAACACCTGGTGCTCACCAGCCGACGCGGCCCCGAGGCGCCCGGCGCGGACAAGCTCAGGGCCGAACTGACCGAGCTGGGCGCCAAGGTCACCGTCGCCGCGTGCGATGTGGCCGACCGCGCCGCGCTGGAGGCGCTCGTACGGGAGGTGGAGGCCGAGGGCCCGCCGATCCGCTCCGTGCTGCACATCGCCGGTGCCGGTGTGCTCGTCCCGCTCGCCGACACCGATCTGGCGGAGTTCGCCGACACGGCGGAGGCCAAGGTCGCGGGCGCCGCCAACCTGGACGCCCTCTTCGACCGGGACACACTCGACTCCTTCGTGCTCTTCTCCTCCATCTCGGCCGTCTGGGGCAGTGGCGAACACGGCGCCTACGCAGCCGCCAACGCCTATCTCGACGGGCTCGCCGAGAACCGCCGGGCCCGCGGCCTCACCGCCACCTCGGTGGTGTGGGGCATCTGGAGCCCCGAGGAGGGCGGCATGGCCGCCAACCTCGCCGAGGAGCAACTGCGCGGCCGGGGCATCCCGTTCATGACTCCCCGGCTCGCCATCGACGCGTTCTGGCAGGTGATGGACGGGGACGAGACCGTGGTGGTGGTCGCCGACGTGGACTGGGAGCGGTTCGTCCCCGTCTTCACCTCGGCCCGGCCCAGCCCGCTCATCGGCCAGGTGCCCGATGTGGCGCGGATCCTCGCCGCCGACGCCGACACGGGGGCGGACCCGACCGGTGAGTCCTCCTCGCTGCGCGACCGGCTGGCCGACCTGGCCCCGGCGGACCGGCGGGCGGCCGTGCTGTCGCTGGTGCGCTCCCAGATCGCCACCGTGCTCGGCTACCCCGGCCCGGAGGCCGTCGACGCCCAGCGCGCCTTCCGCGAGCTGGGCTTCGACTCCCTGAGCGCCGTCGACCTGCGCAACCGCCTGGGCACCGCGACCGGGCTCCGCTTCCCCGTCACCGTCGTCTTCGACTACCCGAGCGCGGAGGAGCTCGCCGGACACATCGGCGCCGAACTCTTCCCCGACGACACCGCGGGCACCGGCCTCGACCCCGAGGAGGCCGAGGTCCGCGCGGCGCTGACCTCCATCCCCCTGCTCCGGCTCCGCGAATCCGGGCTGCTGGACGAGCTGCTGCGGCTGGCCGGTTCCCACGACCCCGCCACCGGACCGGTGGACGAGGAGCCCGCCGAGTCCATTGACGACCTGGACGTGGATGACCTCGTCCGCATGGCCTACGACAAGAACGACCTCTGA
- a CDS encoding polyketide synthase — MANENEEKLLTYLKRVSSDLKQARARLDQIEADEREPIAIVSMGCRFPGGVRSPEDLWRLVAEGRDAISEFPVNRGWDVEGLYDPDPGRSGTCNTREGGFVHDADQFDPAFFGISPREALAMDPQQRLLLEVSWEAIERAGIDPFSLKGSRAGVYVGLASFQYGGDPQYAPQSVEGHLLIGNVSSVASGRISYTLGLEGPAVTLDTACSSSLVTMHLAAQALRRGECSLALAGGVAVMATPGVFVEFSHQRGLAANGRCKSFAAGADGTGWGEGAGMVLLERLSDARRNGHPVLAVLRSSAINQDGASNGLAAPNGPAQRRVIEAALTAAGLTVDDVDAVEAHGTGTALGDPIEAGALLATYGKGRTLGHPLWLGSLKSNIGHTQAAAGVGGVIKMVMALRHGTLPRTLHVDQASPAVNWSSGAVELLTEAQEWPERGRPRRAGVSAFGVSGTNAHVILEQAPAAGEDDEDGAPALDGTALGGSAVPWVLSGRSEAALRAQAERLLARLNERPGLSPADVGHALATGRSAFEYRAAVVGADRSQLCGHLAALASGGVSAGVVRGEGAAVVEARPVFVFPGQGSQWVGMAVGLLDSSPVFAGRLAECEVALSGFVEWSLSEVLRGGGPGLGRVDVVQPALWAVMVSLAEVWRACGVVPAAVVGHSQGEIAAAVVAGGLSLEDGARVVALRSQAIARGLAGHGGMMSVSLPVEEVRERIATWDGRISVAAVNGPGAVVVSGEPEALQELLARCEAEDVRAKLIPVDYASHSAQVEQIHDELLDILAPIRPRTSRIVFHSTVTGEPLDTAGLDAAYWARNLRETVRLETATRALLTSGHRLFVEVSPHPVLAAAMEATVEAADGTAAVIGTLRREEGGPERMLLSLAQAYVHGAEADWRALFAGRGSGRVDLPTYAFQRARYWVEPQTGPVAEAATGRAEAEFWTAVENADLDTLTATLGTGADAPLSEVLPLLSSWRSRLSDQAVLDSWRYRIGWRPVDGQRTPAFTGRWLVAVPDTTGAADTEATSTEAFSTDAADTGATHAGATHAGAADTEAITAGLAALGAEIVPLRIGPDDTDRARLATRITEALGEAGAPGGVVSLLALDEAPHPAHPDVPTGFATTLALVRALGDTGLDAPLWCVTRGAVSAGGADRLEAPAQALVWGLGGAVALEHPQRWGGLIDLPARLDEGSLRALARALTAQDGEDQLAIRASGTLARRLRRAGATSSAERWRPRGTVLITGGTGGVGAQIARGLVHEGAEHVVLVSRRGPQAPGAAELAAELTERGAQVTVAACDVADRAALAHLLDSVTGDGADHPLTAVVHAAGALDDATVDALTPERIEAVLRPKAAGARHLHELTRDLDLDAFVLLSSIAGTVGAAGQGNYAAASAYLDALAQLRRADGLPATSVAWSAWAGGGMIDGEVADQLGRRGAPPIDGARALELLRQTVAHGDGFLVAADIDWGRFAPTLSALRPLPLLADLPEAGATGQDPAGAEREEAGGAAALRKRLVELSPADRHTALVELVSEQAAAALGYTDAGAVETGRAFKELGFDSLTAVDLRNRLNAATGLRLPVTLVFDYPTAGDLAGLLREELLPSDEESMDTASLAEFDRAQSTLAALELDDIESATDDEMFELLDGMFQLLGRDLTAR; from the coding sequence ATGGCGAACGAGAACGAAGAGAAACTCCTCACCTACCTCAAGCGGGTCTCCTCCGACCTCAAGCAGGCCCGTGCGCGGCTGGACCAGATCGAGGCCGACGAGCGGGAGCCGATCGCCATCGTCTCGATGGGCTGCCGCTTCCCCGGCGGTGTCCGTTCACCGGAGGACCTGTGGCGGCTGGTGGCCGAGGGCCGGGACGCGATCTCGGAGTTCCCCGTCAACCGGGGCTGGGACGTCGAGGGACTCTACGACCCGGATCCGGGCCGGTCGGGCACCTGCAACACCCGCGAAGGCGGATTCGTCCACGACGCCGACCAGTTCGACCCGGCCTTCTTCGGCATCTCCCCGCGTGAGGCACTGGCCATGGACCCGCAGCAGCGGCTGCTGCTCGAAGTGTCCTGGGAGGCGATCGAACGCGCGGGCATCGACCCGTTCTCGCTGAAGGGGAGCAGGGCCGGAGTCTATGTGGGACTCGCCTCGTTCCAATACGGCGGAGATCCGCAGTACGCGCCGCAGAGCGTCGAGGGCCATCTGCTGATCGGCAACGTCTCCAGCGTTGCCTCCGGCCGCATCTCCTACACCCTCGGCCTCGAAGGCCCGGCCGTCACCCTGGACACCGCGTGCTCCTCATCGCTGGTGACCATGCATCTGGCGGCCCAGGCGCTGCGCCGCGGTGAATGCTCACTGGCGCTGGCCGGAGGCGTGGCGGTCATGGCCACCCCTGGTGTCTTCGTCGAGTTCAGCCACCAGCGCGGACTGGCGGCCAACGGCCGCTGCAAGTCCTTCGCCGCGGGCGCCGACGGCACCGGCTGGGGCGAAGGCGCGGGCATGGTGCTGCTGGAGCGGCTGTCCGACGCCCGCCGCAACGGTCACCCGGTCCTCGCCGTCCTGCGCTCCAGCGCCATCAACCAGGACGGCGCCAGCAACGGCCTCGCCGCGCCCAACGGCCCGGCCCAGCGCCGGGTCATCGAGGCGGCGCTGACCGCCGCCGGGCTGACGGTGGACGACGTCGACGCCGTCGAGGCCCATGGGACGGGCACGGCGCTGGGCGACCCGATCGAGGCGGGCGCGCTGCTCGCCACCTACGGCAAGGGCCGCACCTTGGGCCATCCGCTGTGGCTCGGCTCGCTCAAGTCCAACATCGGCCACACCCAGGCGGCGGCCGGGGTCGGCGGGGTCATCAAGATGGTGATGGCGCTGCGCCACGGAACGCTGCCGAGGACACTCCACGTCGACCAGGCGTCCCCGGCCGTCAACTGGTCCTCCGGCGCGGTCGAGCTGCTGACCGAGGCCCAGGAGTGGCCGGAGCGTGGCCGCCCGCGCCGCGCCGGGGTGTCCGCGTTCGGCGTGAGCGGCACCAACGCCCATGTCATTCTCGAACAGGCCCCGGCCGCCGGGGAGGACGACGAAGACGGCGCACCCGCACTCGACGGGACCGCGCTCGGCGGCTCCGCCGTCCCCTGGGTGCTCTCCGGGAGAAGCGAAGCGGCCCTGCGGGCGCAGGCGGAGCGGCTGCTGGCGCGGCTGAACGAGCGTCCCGGCCTGTCCCCGGCCGACGTCGGCCACGCGCTCGCCACCGGTCGGTCGGCCTTCGAATACCGCGCCGCCGTGGTGGGCGCGGACCGCTCCCAACTGTGCGGCCATCTGGCGGCGTTGGCCTCCGGAGGGGTGTCCGCCGGGGTGGTGCGCGGCGAGGGCGCTGCGGTGGTGGAGGCCCGTCCGGTGTTCGTGTTTCCGGGGCAGGGGTCGCAGTGGGTGGGGATGGCGGTGGGGTTGCTGGATTCGTCGCCGGTGTTCGCGGGTCGGTTGGCGGAGTGTGAGGTGGCGTTGTCGGGGTTTGTGGAGTGGTCGTTGAGTGAGGTGTTGCGGGGTGGGGGTCCGGGGTTGGGGCGGGTGGATGTGGTGCAGCCGGCGTTGTGGGCGGTGATGGTGTCGTTGGCGGAGGTGTGGCGTGCGTGTGGGGTGGTGCCTGCTGCGGTGGTGGGGCATTCGCAGGGTGAGATCGCGGCGGCGGTGGTGGCGGGTGGGTTGTCGTTGGAGGACGGTGCGCGGGTGGTGGCGCTGCGGTCGCAGGCCATCGCACGCGGCCTTGCCGGACACGGCGGCATGATGTCCGTTTCGCTCCCGGTCGAGGAGGTGCGGGAGCGGATCGCCACGTGGGACGGCCGTATCTCCGTGGCGGCTGTCAACGGCCCCGGCGCGGTGGTGGTCTCCGGTGAACCGGAGGCACTGCAGGAGCTGCTGGCCCGCTGCGAGGCCGAGGACGTACGGGCGAAGCTGATCCCGGTGGACTACGCCTCGCACTCCGCTCAGGTGGAGCAGATCCACGACGAGTTGCTGGACATCCTCGCCCCCATCCGTCCGCGCACCTCGCGGATCGTCTTCCACTCGACCGTCACCGGCGAACCCCTCGACACCGCCGGGCTCGACGCCGCCTACTGGGCCCGCAACCTGCGCGAGACCGTGCGGCTCGAAACGGCCACCCGGGCGCTGCTCACCAGCGGCCACCGGCTGTTCGTGGAGGTGAGCCCGCACCCCGTACTGGCCGCCGCCATGGAGGCCACCGTCGAGGCCGCCGACGGCACGGCCGCCGTCATCGGCACCCTGCGTCGCGAGGAGGGCGGCCCCGAGCGGATGCTGCTCTCGCTCGCCCAGGCGTACGTCCACGGCGCGGAGGCGGACTGGCGGGCGCTGTTCGCCGGGCGGGGATCCGGCCGCGTCGACCTTCCCACGTACGCGTTCCAGCGCGCCCGTTACTGGGTCGAGCCCCAGACCGGGCCCGTCGCCGAAGCGGCCACCGGCCGGGCGGAGGCCGAGTTCTGGACCGCGGTCGAGAACGCCGACCTGGACACGCTGACGGCCACACTGGGCACCGGCGCCGACGCGCCCCTCAGCGAGGTGCTTCCGCTGCTCTCCTCGTGGCGGTCCCGGCTGAGCGACCAGGCGGTGCTCGACTCGTGGCGCTACCGCATCGGCTGGCGGCCGGTCGACGGACAGCGGACCCCCGCGTTCACCGGCCGCTGGCTGGTGGCGGTGCCCGACACCACCGGGGCCGCTGACACCGAGGCCACCAGCACCGAGGCCTTCAGTACCGATGCCGCCGACACCGGAGCCACCCACGCCGGAGCCACCCACGCCGGAGCCGCCGACACCGAGGCCATCACCGCCGGACTCGCCGCCCTCGGCGCCGAGATCGTCCCCCTGCGGATCGGCCCGGACGACACCGACCGCGCCCGCCTCGCCACCCGTATCACCGAGGCACTCGGAGAAGCCGGGGCGCCCGGCGGGGTGGTGTCCCTACTGGCCCTCGACGAGGCACCGCATCCGGCACACCCCGACGTCCCCACCGGGTTCGCCACCACCCTCGCCCTGGTGCGGGCGCTGGGCGACACGGGCCTCGACGCGCCCCTGTGGTGTGTCACCCGCGGTGCCGTCTCCGCGGGTGGCGCCGACCGTCTCGAAGCCCCCGCGCAAGCCCTGGTCTGGGGCCTGGGCGGTGCGGTCGCCCTGGAACACCCGCAGCGCTGGGGCGGCTTGATCGATCTGCCCGCCAGGCTCGACGAGGGTTCCCTCCGGGCGCTCGCCCGCGCCCTGACCGCCCAGGACGGCGAGGACCAACTGGCCATCCGCGCCTCGGGCACCCTCGCCCGGCGGCTGAGGCGGGCCGGTGCCACATCCTCCGCCGAACGCTGGCGGCCCCGCGGCACCGTCCTGATCACCGGTGGCACCGGCGGCGTCGGCGCCCAGATCGCCCGCGGGCTGGTCCACGAGGGCGCCGAACACGTGGTGCTCGTCAGCCGCCGCGGGCCCCAGGCTCCGGGCGCGGCCGAGCTGGCGGCCGAACTGACCGAGCGTGGCGCCCAGGTGACCGTCGCCGCGTGCGATGTGGCCGACCGCGCGGCGCTGGCACATCTGCTGGACTCGGTCACGGGCGACGGCGCGGACCACCCGCTGACCGCCGTGGTGCACGCCGCGGGCGCGCTGGACGACGCCACTGTCGACGCGCTCACCCCCGAGCGGATCGAGGCCGTACTGCGCCCCAAGGCGGCGGGCGCGCGCCATCTGCACGAGCTCACCCGGGACCTGGACCTCGACGCGTTCGTCCTGCTCTCCTCGATCGCCGGCACCGTGGGCGCCGCCGGACAGGGCAACTACGCGGCGGCCAGCGCGTATCTCGACGCGCTCGCCCAACTCCGGCGCGCGGACGGCCTGCCCGCCACGTCGGTGGCCTGGAGCGCCTGGGCGGGCGGCGGAATGATCGACGGTGAGGTGGCGGACCAGCTAGGACGGCGTGGCGCGCCCCCCATCGACGGTGCGCGGGCCCTGGAACTGCTGCGGCAGACGGTCGCGCACGGCGACGGTTTCCTCGTCGCCGCCGACATCGACTGGGGCCGTTTCGCACCCACCCTGTCCGCCCTCCGGCCGCTGCCGCTGCTCGCCGACCTCCCCGAGGCGGGCGCCACCGGGCAGGACCCGGCCGGGGCGGAGCGGGAGGAGGCCGGTGGCGCCGCGGCGCTGCGCAAGCGGCTCGTGGAGCTGAGCCCGGCCGACCGTCACACCGCCCTGGTGGAGCTGGTGAGCGAGCAGGCGGCCGCGGCCCTCGGCTACACCGACGCGGGCGCGGTCGAGACCGGGCGGGCCTTCAAGGAGCTGGGCTTCGACTCGCTCACCGCGGTCGATCTGCGCAACCGGCTGAACGCCGCCACCGGGCTGCGGCTGCCGGTCACCCTCGTCTTCGACTACCCGACCGCCGGCGACCTCGCCGGGCTGCTGCGGGAGGAACTCCTGCCATCGGACGAGGAGTCCATGGACACCGCGTCGCTCGCGGAGTTCGACCGCGCCCAGTCCACCCTCGCCGCCCTGGAGCTGGACGACATCGAATCGGCCACGGACGACGAGATGTTCGAGCTGCTCGACGGGATGTTCCAGCTGCTGGGCCGGGATCTGACGGCCCGATGA